One Coffea arabica cultivar ET-39 chromosome 5c, Coffea Arabica ET-39 HiFi, whole genome shotgun sequence DNA window includes the following coding sequences:
- the LOC113690901 gene encoding uncharacterized protein, which yields MIQLFFTVIFCEMAVILLLLFKTPLRKLEIMALDRVKRGSGPLVVKSVGATVLVMMTYSVYTIRELNSRPVESFNPTDQVLLAYEVLDTSLMGFSLFLALMIDRLHHYIRELRILRKTMEAAKKQSREVDEGKKANGAEVNALKEEVTAMKTMINILESECKAKEKELKAAESNSESLKKQSEGLLLEYDRLLEDNQSLRSQLHSLDQSLANSDGKKNM from the exons atgatacaACTGTTTTTCACTGTGATATTCTGTGAAATGGCAGTGATTTTGCTGCTATTGTTCAAAACCCCCTTGAGGAAGCTTGAAATCATGGCTCTTGATCGAGTGAAGCGTGGAAGTGGACCTCTTGTTGTCAAATCTGTGGGTGCTACAGTTTTGGTGATGATGACTTATTCAGTATACACGATTCGAGAACTCAATTCTCGACCCGTTGAGTCCTTCAACCCAACTGATCAAGTGCTCTTGGCTTATGAAGTTTTAGATACTTCACTTATGG GATTCTCGCTGTTTCTTGCGCTTATGATAGACAGGCTACACCATTACATTCGCGAGCTTCGTATTCTCAGAAAGACCATGGAGGCTGCTAAAAAACAAAGCAGAGAAGTTGATGAGGGCAAAAAGGCAAATGGAGCAGAGGTCAATGCCTTAAAGGAGGAGGTAACTGCTATGAAGACAATGATTAATATTCTGGAATCTGAGTGCAAGGCCAAAGAGAAAGAGTTGAAAGCGGCAGAAAGCAATTCTGAGTCTCTTAAAAAGCAATCTGAAGGTTTACTTCTTGAATATGACCGCTTGCTGGAGGACAATCAAAGTCTCAGGAGCCAATTGCATTCACTTGATCAGAGCTTGGCCAATTCTGATGGCAAGAAGAACATGTAG
- the LOC113690396 gene encoding DNA repair protein RAD16: MNLRSRASKGKDIVQYIESSDDDEQGCTDSSDSDIYIISDCEDEVCMHMLDEHEGKDIPDINLEPTFEISDDDIQDKVSKRRKVGPVKRRGRRRNKNLDVVLVSVDRDRECNQMDTVFEDVADQSEEKSLKRKSKGHKRPILVWEVLQHEIERWIKENEANDVDLSNQNEILAETVEPPANLIIPLLRYQKEWLAWALKQEESTTRGGILADEMGMGKTAQAIALVVAKQEIQKAISEPSLVASAPSSSSTFPAVKGTLVICPLVAVVQWVSEIDRFTTKGSNKVLVYHGSNRGRNIDQFSEYDFVITTYSIVEAEYRRNVMPPKHKCQWCGKLLYEHKMSVHLKYFCGPDAIKTAKQSKQQRKKSNSKTTTSKQNLEFDEDDAFDSNGDMQKRGRKKGAKTSNGIGGSGNAFAYGIPADIGESSSTKKSILHSVKWERIILDEAHYIKDRRSSTTRAVFGLQSLYKWALSGTPLQNRVGELYSLVRFLEIVPYSYYYCKDCDCRSLDYSTSTDCPHCPHKSVRHFCWWNRHVASPIKYAGNLGEGRKAMLLLKHRILKSIVLRRTKKGRAADLALPPRIVTLRRDELDIKEEDYYTSLYNESQAQFNTYIEANTLMNNYAHIFDLLTRLRQAVDHPYLVVYSSTAAGRGGSIRNAPSGEVCGLCHENAEDAVVTSCTHVFCKSCLIDFSASMGQISCPSCAKLLTVDFTGNKENEDQMPKTTIKGFKPSSIINRIRLDDFQTSTKIDALREEIRFMVERDGSAKGIVFSQFTSFLDLIHYSLQKSGVSCVQLDGSMSMTARDAAIKRFTEDPDCRIFLMSLKAGGVALNLTVASHVFLMDPWWNPAVERQAQDRIHRIGQFKPIRIVRFVIKDTVEERILKLQEKKELVFEGTVGGSSEALAKLTEADLRFLFLT, encoded by the exons ATGAATCTCCGTTCTCGAGCTTCAAAAG GAAAAGATATTGTTCAATATATAGAGAGCTCTGATGATGATGAACAAGGCTGTACAGATTCTTCGGATTCTGACATTTATATAATAAGTGATTGTGAAG ATGAAGTATGTATGCACATGTTGGATGAGCATGAGGGAAAGGATATTCCAGACATAAATCTTGAACCAACTTTTGAGATTTCTGACGATGATATCCAGGATAAGGTGTCAAAGAGGAGGAAAGTGGGGCCTGTGAAAAGGAGGGGAAGGCGGAGGAACAAAAACTTGGATGTGGTCCTTGTAAGTGTTGACAGAGATAGAGAGTGCAATCAGATGGATACTGTTTTTGAGGATGTAGCTGATCAATCTGAGGAGAAAAGTTTGAAAAGGAAGAGTAAAGGGCATAAGAGGCCAATATTAGTGTGGGAAGTATTGCAACATGAAATTGAGAGATGGATTAAGGAGAATGAAGCTAATGATGTTGACTTGAGTAACCAGAATGAAATTTTGGCAGAAACTGTTGAGCCACCTGCCAATTTGATTATACCACTGCTCAGGTACCAGAAGGAGTGGTTAGCTTGGGCACTAAAGCAAGAGGAGTCCACCACAAGAGGAGGCATTCTTGCCGATGAAATGGGGATGGGAAAGACAGCCCAAGCAATTGCACTAGTTGTGGCTAAACAGGAGATCCAAAAGGCAATCAGTGAACCCAGTTTAGTAGCATCTGCTCCCAGTTCCTCCAGCACATTTCCAGCAGTCAAAGGCACTCTCGTAATATGTCCATTGGTGGCAGTGGTTCAATGGGTAAGTGAAATTGACCGTTTCACCACAAAAGGTAGCAATAAGGTTCTTGTTTATCATGGATCAAACAGGGGAAGGAATATTGACCAGTTTTCCGAATATGATTTTGTTATTACCACCTATTCCATAGTAGAGGCTGAGTACCGGAGAAATGTGATGCCACCTAAACATAAATGCCAGTGGTGTGGAAAGTTACTTTATGAGCACAAGATGTCTGTTCACCTGAAGTATTTTTGTGGGCCTGATGCAATCAAAACGGCTAAGCAGTCAAAGCAACAGAGAAAGAAGTCAAATTCAAAAACAACAACCTCGAAGCAGAACTTAGAGTTTGATGAAGATGATGCCTTTGATTCGAATGGTGATATGCAAAAGCGAGGTCGTAAGAAGGGTGCAAAGACTTCGAATGGGATCGGAGGGTCAGGAAATGCTTTCGCTTATGGTATTCCAGCGGATATTGGAGAGTCATCTTCTACAAAGAAATCTATCTTGCATTCTGTGAAATGGGAGCGCATCATTCTGGATGAG gCTCATTACATAAAAGATCGACGCTCTAGTACTACAAGAGCGGTGTTTGGTTTACAATCTTTGTACAAATGGGCACTCAGTGGTACTCCACTCCAGAATCGTGTTGGTGAACTCTACTCCCTT GTACGCTTCTTGGAGATAGTTCCTTACTCTTATTACTACTGCAAGGACTGTGATTGCCGATCACTTGACTACAG CACCTCAACTGATTGTCCACACTGCCCCCATAAATCTGTCAGGCACTTTTGCTGGTGGAACAGA CATGTTGCTTCTCCAATAAAATATGCTGGAAATCTTGGGGAAGGGAGAAAAGCAATGCTGTTGCTGAAGCATAGGATTTTAAAAAGCATAGTGTTAAGACGTACTAAAAAAGGCAGGGCTGCTGATCTGGCACTTCCCCCTAGGATT GTTACCCTGAGGCGGGATGAACTTGATATCAAAGAAGAAGATTATTATACATCACTATATAATGAAAGTCAGGCACAATTTAATAC ATATATTGAAGCAAATACTTTGATGAATAACTATGCCCACATATTTGATCTTCTCACACGCCTGCGGCAG GCTGTTGATCATCCTTACCTTGTGGTGTACTCTAGCACAGCTGCTGGAAGAGGTGGAAGCATAAGGAATGCTCCCAGTGGTGAAGTATGTGGCTTATGTCATGAGAATGCTGAAGATGCTGTG GTGACTTCATGCACTCATGTATTTTGCAAGTCTTGTTTAATTGATTTCTCCGCTAGCATGGGACAGATATCATGCCCATCTTGTGCAAAACTGCTTACTGTGGACTTCACAGGAAACAAGGAAAATGAGGATCAGATGCCTAAAACAACTATTAAAGGATTTAAGCCATCAAGTATTATTAATAGAATCCGGCTGGATGATTTCCAGACAAGCACAAAAATAGATGCTTTG AGGGAAGAAATCAGATTTATGGTTGAAAGGGATGGGTCTGCAAAGGGAATTGTTTTTAGCCAATTCACGTCATTTTTAGATCTGATACATTACTCCCTCCAGAAG TCTGGGGTTAGTTGTGTTCAATTAGATGGATCAATGTCTATGACTGCTAGAGATGCTGCTATAAAACGATTTACTGAAGATCCTGATTGCAGAATATTTTTAATGAGTCTCAAAGCAGGAGGTGTTGCACTCAACCTCACTGTGGCATCTCAT GTTTTTTTGATGGATCCGTGGTGGAATCCTGCAGTTGAAAGGCAAGCCCAGGATAGAATTCACCGAATTGGACAGTTTAAACCAATCAG AATTGTGAGGTTTGTTATCAAGGATACAGTTGAGGAGAGAATCTTAAAGTTGCAAGAGAAGAAGGAACTGGTCTTTGAAGG GACTGTGGGTGGCTCTTCAGAGGCTTTAGCAAAACTGACGGAGGCAGATCTCAGATTCCTGTTTCTTACTTGA